The following are encoded together in the Salvia hispanica cultivar TCC Black 2014 chromosome 6, UniMelb_Shisp_WGS_1.0, whole genome shotgun sequence genome:
- the LOC125196188 gene encoding telomere repeat-binding factor 4-like isoform X2, which yields MGNPKQKWTSEEEEALRAGIAKHGAGKWKNIQRDPEFNHLLFSRSNIDLKDKWRNLSVANGQGPRDKSKTPKTKANPAEAPATSLLIAQTTASVPSCQDASTDVVMLDSSRPLPDGNNASKYNSMIFEALSTLQEPNGSDSGAIANYIEQRQEVPQNFKRALSSRLRRLVQQDKLEKVQNNCYRIKSKTELDTRIPIARPRELQPRQVQSIGYLVNTVEEAAVSAAYEIAEAENKSFVAAEAVKEAERVTMMAEDMESLLQFATDCHDQSMRGEIVLMA from the exons ATGGGCAATCCAAAGCAGAAGTGGACCTCCGAAGAGGAGGAAGCTCTGCGCGCCGGGATCGCCAAGCACGGCGCCggaaagtggaaaaatattcAGCGAGACCCCGAATTCAACCACCTCCTCTTCTCTCGCTCCAACATTGACCTCAAG GATAAATGGCGGAACTTGAGTGTAGCCAACGGCCAAGGGCCAAGAGATAAATCAAAGACACCAAAAACAAAGGCGAATCCTGCTGAAGCCCCTGCGACTTCACTCCTCATTGCACAGACCACTGCATCTGTTCCATCTTGTCAGGATGCGTCAACTGATGTAGTCATGTTAGATTCTTCAAGGCCCTTACCTGATGGAAATAATGCTTCCAA GTATAATTCAATGATATTTGAAGCATTGTCTACTCTTCAAGAGCCAAATGGTTCAGATTCTGGTGCAATCGCTAATTATATTGAG CAAAGGCAGGAAGTACCACAAAATTTCAAGAGGGCACTGAGTTCTAGATTGAGGAGGCTTGTGCAGCAAGATAAACttgaaaag GTTCAGAATAATTGCTACAGAATCAAAAGTAAAACAGAGCTAGACACAAGAATCCCCATAGCAAGACCGAGAGAACTGCAGCCCAGACAAGTCCAGAGCATTGGTTATCTAGTCAATACAGTCGAGGAAGCAGCTGTGTCTGCTGCTTATGAAATCGCAGAAGCTGAAAACAAATCATTTGTTGCTGCTGAAGCAGTGAAAGAGGCGGAAAGGGTTACCATGATGGCTGAGGACATGGAATCACTCCTCCAGTTCGCTACAGATTGTCACGACCAAA GTATGCGAGGCGAAATTGTTCTGATGGCATAG
- the LOC125192599 gene encoding THO complex subunit 6-like isoform X3, translating to MGLGVEHQIHMDCRNWEEDFYRDAILQERETLSRTVFRTAYAPNPNPNPNSDHLVAASSDGSIAAYSISACLEMGCGSSRNQNWLAAEPEFVIRGHDGPAYDVKFYDDSLLLSCGDDGRIRGWKWKEILESEESEQGAKMKPVLDLVNPQHKGPWGARSPIPENNAIAVNSQEKSQVKMVFKGHLNYLHCIVSCESSSQIITGSEDGTARIWDCKSGKCIQVINPEKEGTGASFPCVSCIALDSSESWMVCGKGQSLSLWNLPARECVSVARTQASVQDALFDENHILAVGAEPLLTRINMNGDIISQIQCAPTSAFSVSLHPSGVAAVSGYGALVDMISQFGSHLCTFRCRGL from the exons ATGGGATTGGGAGTAGAACACCAAATCCATATGGATTGCAGAAACTGGGAGGAAGATTTTTACAGAGACGCCATTTtgcaagagagagagactcTTTCTCGCACCGTTTTCCGGACCGCATACGCTCCAAACCCTAATCCCAATCCCAATTCTGACCATCTCGTCGCCGCCTCTAGCGATGGCTCAATCGCCGCGTACTCCATTTCCGCCTGCCTC GAGATGGGCTGCGGAAGCTCCAGGAATCAAAA TTGGTTAGCTGCGGAGCCAGAGTTTGTGATTCGAGGGCACGATGGACCAGCTTATGATGTTAAATTTTACGATGATTCTTTGTTGCTGAG TTGTGGTGATGATGGTCGAATTCGAGGCTGGAAATGGAAAGAAATTTTAGAAAGCGAGGAATCTGAGCAag GAGCCAAGATGAAGCCAGTACTTGACTTGGTGAATCCTCAACATAA AGGTCCTTGGGGTGCTCGTTCTCCTATTCCGGAAAATAATGCCATTGCAGTGAACTCTCAG GAGAAGTCCCAGGTCAAGATGGTTTTTAAAGGGCATTTGAACTATCTACATTGCATTGTTTCGTGCGAGTCGAGTAGTCAG ATTATTACTGGTTCAGAAGATGGCACAGCACGCATATGGG ATTGCAAAAGTGGGAAGTGTATACAAGTAATCAATCCAGAAAAAGAAGGGACAGGGGCTTCTTTTCCATGTGTCAGCTGTATTGCTCTTGATTCTAGTGAGAGTTGGATG GTTTGTGGAAAGGGCCAGTCTTTATCACTTTGGAATCTTCCTGCCCGTGAATGCGTTTCTGTTGCTAGAACTCAGGCTTCTGTCCAAGATGCTCTATTTGATGAGAATCAT ATTCTAGCTGTTGGTGCAGAACCATTACTCACACGAATAAACATGAATGGGGACATTATTTCCCAGATCCAGTGTGCTCCAACATCCGCATTTTCCGTTTCTTTGCACCCTTCAGGG GTAGCAGCAGTATCTGGCTATGGAGCGCTTGTCGACATGATCTCACAATTCGGGAGCCACTTGTGTACATTTCGCTGTAGGGGCCTATAA
- the LOC125196188 gene encoding telomere repeat-binding factor 4-like isoform X1, translating into MGNPKQKWTSEEEEALRAGIAKHGAGKWKNIQRDPEFNHLLFSRSNIDLKVFLPVPSGEEFCHFLSEGQNFVWDKWRNLSVANGQGPRDKSKTPKTKANPAEAPATSLLIAQTTASVPSCQDASTDVVMLDSSRPLPDGNNASKYNSMIFEALSTLQEPNGSDSGAIANYIEQRQEVPQNFKRALSSRLRRLVQQDKLEKVQNNCYRIKSKTELDTRIPIARPRELQPRQVQSIGYLVNTVEEAAVSAAYEIAEAENKSFVAAEAVKEAERVTMMAEDMESLLQFATDCHDQSMRGEIVLMA; encoded by the exons ATGGGCAATCCAAAGCAGAAGTGGACCTCCGAAGAGGAGGAAGCTCTGCGCGCCGGGATCGCCAAGCACGGCGCCggaaagtggaaaaatattcAGCGAGACCCCGAATTCAACCACCTCCTCTTCTCTCGCTCCAACATTGACCTCAAG GTCTTCCTTCCGGTTCCATCTGGAGAAGAATTCTGTCATTTTTTAAGTGAAGGACAAAACTTTGTTTGG GATAAATGGCGGAACTTGAGTGTAGCCAACGGCCAAGGGCCAAGAGATAAATCAAAGACACCAAAAACAAAGGCGAATCCTGCTGAAGCCCCTGCGACTTCACTCCTCATTGCACAGACCACTGCATCTGTTCCATCTTGTCAGGATGCGTCAACTGATGTAGTCATGTTAGATTCTTCAAGGCCCTTACCTGATGGAAATAATGCTTCCAA GTATAATTCAATGATATTTGAAGCATTGTCTACTCTTCAAGAGCCAAATGGTTCAGATTCTGGTGCAATCGCTAATTATATTGAG CAAAGGCAGGAAGTACCACAAAATTTCAAGAGGGCACTGAGTTCTAGATTGAGGAGGCTTGTGCAGCAAGATAAACttgaaaag GTTCAGAATAATTGCTACAGAATCAAAAGTAAAACAGAGCTAGACACAAGAATCCCCATAGCAAGACCGAGAGAACTGCAGCCCAGACAAGTCCAGAGCATTGGTTATCTAGTCAATACAGTCGAGGAAGCAGCTGTGTCTGCTGCTTATGAAATCGCAGAAGCTGAAAACAAATCATTTGTTGCTGCTGAAGCAGTGAAAGAGGCGGAAAGGGTTACCATGATGGCTGAGGACATGGAATCACTCCTCCAGTTCGCTACAGATTGTCACGACCAAA GTATGCGAGGCGAAATTGTTCTGATGGCATAG
- the LOC125192599 gene encoding THO complex subunit 6-like isoform X1, translated as MGLGVEHQIHMDCRNWEEDFYRDAILQERETLSRTVFRTAYAPNPNPNPNSDHLVAASSDGSIAAYSISACLEMGCGSSRNQNWLAAEPEFVIRGHDGPAYDVKFYDDSLLLSCGDDGRIRGWKWKEILESEESEQGAKMKPVLDLVNPQHKGPWGARSPIPENNAIAVNSQSGSIYAAAGDSCAYCWDMEKSQVKMVFKGHLNYLHCIVSCESSSQIITGSEDGTARIWDCKSGKCIQVINPEKEGTGASFPCVSCIALDSSESWMVCGKGQSLSLWNLPARECVSVARTQASVQDALFDENHILAVGAEPLLTRINMNGDIISQIQCAPTSAFSVSLHPSGVAAVSGYGALVDMISQFGSHLCTFRCRGL; from the exons ATGGGATTGGGAGTAGAACACCAAATCCATATGGATTGCAGAAACTGGGAGGAAGATTTTTACAGAGACGCCATTTtgcaagagagagagactcTTTCTCGCACCGTTTTCCGGACCGCATACGCTCCAAACCCTAATCCCAATCCCAATTCTGACCATCTCGTCGCCGCCTCTAGCGATGGCTCAATCGCCGCGTACTCCATTTCCGCCTGCCTC GAGATGGGCTGCGGAAGCTCCAGGAATCAAAA TTGGTTAGCTGCGGAGCCAGAGTTTGTGATTCGAGGGCACGATGGACCAGCTTATGATGTTAAATTTTACGATGATTCTTTGTTGCTGAG TTGTGGTGATGATGGTCGAATTCGAGGCTGGAAATGGAAAGAAATTTTAGAAAGCGAGGAATCTGAGCAag GAGCCAAGATGAAGCCAGTACTTGACTTGGTGAATCCTCAACATAA AGGTCCTTGGGGTGCTCGTTCTCCTATTCCGGAAAATAATGCCATTGCAGTGAACTCTCAG AGTGGATCTATATATGCAGCTGCTGGTGATTCTTGTGCATATTGTTGGGATATG GAGAAGTCCCAGGTCAAGATGGTTTTTAAAGGGCATTTGAACTATCTACATTGCATTGTTTCGTGCGAGTCGAGTAGTCAG ATTATTACTGGTTCAGAAGATGGCACAGCACGCATATGGG ATTGCAAAAGTGGGAAGTGTATACAAGTAATCAATCCAGAAAAAGAAGGGACAGGGGCTTCTTTTCCATGTGTCAGCTGTATTGCTCTTGATTCTAGTGAGAGTTGGATG GTTTGTGGAAAGGGCCAGTCTTTATCACTTTGGAATCTTCCTGCCCGTGAATGCGTTTCTGTTGCTAGAACTCAGGCTTCTGTCCAAGATGCTCTATTTGATGAGAATCAT ATTCTAGCTGTTGGTGCAGAACCATTACTCACACGAATAAACATGAATGGGGACATTATTTCCCAGATCCAGTGTGCTCCAACATCCGCATTTTCCGTTTCTTTGCACCCTTCAGGG GTAGCAGCAGTATCTGGCTATGGAGCGCTTGTCGACATGATCTCACAATTCGGGAGCCACTTGTGTACATTTCGCTGTAGGGGCCTATAA
- the LOC125192599 gene encoding THO complex subunit 6-like isoform X2, which produces MGLGVEHQIHMDCRNWEEDFYRDAILQERETLSRTVFRTAYAPNPNPNPNSDHLVAASSDGSIAAYSISACLEMGCGSSRNQNWLAAEPEFVIRGHDGPAYDVKFYDDSLLLSCGDDGRIRGWKWKEILESEESEQGAKMKPVLDLVNPQHKGPWGARSPIPENNAIAVNSQSGSIYAAAGDSCAYCWDMEKSQVKMVFKGHLNYLHCIVSCESSSQIITGSEDGTARIWDCKSGKCIQVINPEKEGTGASFPCVSCIALDSSESWMVCGKGQSLSLWNLPARECVSVARTQASVQDALFDENHILAVGAEPLLTRINMNGDIISQIQCAPTSAFSVSLHPSGVAAVSGYGALVDMISQFGSHLCTFRCRGL; this is translated from the exons ATGGGATTGGGAGTAGAACACCAAATCCATATGGATTGCAGAAACTGGGAGGAAGATTTTTACAGAGACGCCATTTtgcaagagagagagactcTTTCTCGCACCGTTTTCCGGACCGCATACGCTCCAAACCCTAATCCCAATCCCAATTCTGACCATCTCGTCGCCGCCTCTAGCGATGGCTCAATCGCCGCGTACTCCATTTCCGCCTGCCTC GAGATGGGCTGCGGAAGCTCCAGGAATCAAAA TTGGTTAGCTGCGGAGCCAGAGTTTGTGATTCGAGGGCACGATGGACCAGCTTATGATGTTAAATTTTACGATGATTCTTTGTTGCTGAG TTGTGGTGATGATGGTCGAATTCGAGGCTGGAAATGGAAAGAAATTTTAGAAAGCGAGGAATCTGAGCAag GAGCCAAGATGAAGCCAGTACTTGACTTGGTGAATCCTCAACATAA AGGTCCTTGGGGTGCTCGTTCTCCTATTCCGGAAAATAATGCCATTGCAGTGAACTCTCAG AGTGGATCTATATATGCAGCTGCTGGTGATTCTTGTGCATATTGTTGGGATATG GAGAAGTCCCAGGTCAAGATGGTTTTTAAAGGGCATTTGAACTATCTACATTGCATTGTTTCGTGCGAGTCGAGTAGTCAG ATTATTACTGGTTCAGAAGATGGCACAGCACGCATATGGG ATTGCAAAAGTGGGAAGTGTATACAAGTAATCAATCCAGAAAAAGAAGGGACAGGGGCTTCTTTTCCATGTGTCAGCTGTATTGCTCTTGATTCTAGTGAGAGTTGGATG GTTTGTGGAAAGGGCCAGTCTTTATCACTTTGGAATCTTCCTGCCCGTGAATGCGTTTCTGTTGCTAGAACTCAGGCTTCTGTCCAAGATGCTCTATTTGATGAGAATCAT ATTCTAGCTGTTGGTGCAGAACCATTACTCACACGAATAAACATGAATGGGGACATTATTTCCCAG ATCCAGTGTGCTCCAACATCCGCATTTTCCGTTTCTTTGCACCCTTCAGGG GTAGCAGCAGTATCTGGCTATGGAGCGCTTGTCGACATGATCTCACAATTCGGGAGCCACTTGTGTACATTTCGCTGTAGGGGCCTATAA
- the LOC125192599 gene encoding THO complex subunit 6-like isoform X5 — MGLGVEHQIHMDCRNWEEDFYRDAILQERETLSRTVFRTAYAPNPNPNPNSDHLVAASSDGSIAAYSISACLEMGCGSSRNQNWLAAEPEFVIRGHDGPAYDVKFYDDSLLLSCGDDGRIRGWKWKEILESEESEQGAKMKPVLDLVNPQHKGPWGARSPIPENNAIAVNSQSGSIYAAAGDSCAYCWDMEKSQVKMVFKGHLNYLHCIVSCESSSQIITGSEDGTARIWDCKSGKCIQVINPEKEGTGASFPCVSCIALDSSESWMVCGKGQSLSLWNLPARECVSVARTQASVQDALFDENHVRF; from the exons ATGGGATTGGGAGTAGAACACCAAATCCATATGGATTGCAGAAACTGGGAGGAAGATTTTTACAGAGACGCCATTTtgcaagagagagagactcTTTCTCGCACCGTTTTCCGGACCGCATACGCTCCAAACCCTAATCCCAATCCCAATTCTGACCATCTCGTCGCCGCCTCTAGCGATGGCTCAATCGCCGCGTACTCCATTTCCGCCTGCCTC GAGATGGGCTGCGGAAGCTCCAGGAATCAAAA TTGGTTAGCTGCGGAGCCAGAGTTTGTGATTCGAGGGCACGATGGACCAGCTTATGATGTTAAATTTTACGATGATTCTTTGTTGCTGAG TTGTGGTGATGATGGTCGAATTCGAGGCTGGAAATGGAAAGAAATTTTAGAAAGCGAGGAATCTGAGCAag GAGCCAAGATGAAGCCAGTACTTGACTTGGTGAATCCTCAACATAA AGGTCCTTGGGGTGCTCGTTCTCCTATTCCGGAAAATAATGCCATTGCAGTGAACTCTCAG AGTGGATCTATATATGCAGCTGCTGGTGATTCTTGTGCATATTGTTGGGATATG GAGAAGTCCCAGGTCAAGATGGTTTTTAAAGGGCATTTGAACTATCTACATTGCATTGTTTCGTGCGAGTCGAGTAGTCAG ATTATTACTGGTTCAGAAGATGGCACAGCACGCATATGGG ATTGCAAAAGTGGGAAGTGTATACAAGTAATCAATCCAGAAAAAGAAGGGACAGGGGCTTCTTTTCCATGTGTCAGCTGTATTGCTCTTGATTCTAGTGAGAGTTGGATG GTTTGTGGAAAGGGCCAGTCTTTATCACTTTGGAATCTTCCTGCCCGTGAATGCGTTTCTGTTGCTAGAACTCAGGCTTCTGTCCAAGATGCTCTATTTGATGAGAATCATGTGAG ATTCTAG
- the LOC125192599 gene encoding THO complex subunit 6-like isoform X4 → MGLGVEHQIHMDCRNWEEDFYRDAILQERETLSRTVFRTAYAPNPNPNPNSDHLVAASSDGSIAAYSISACLEMGCGSSRNQNWLAAEPEFVIRGHDGPAYDVKFYDDSLLLSCGDDGRIRGWKWKEILESEESEQGAKMKPVLDLVNPQHKGPWGARSPIPENNAIAVNSQSGSIYAAAGDSCAYCWDMEKSQVKMVFKGHLNYLHCIVSCESSSQIITGSEDGTARIWDCKSGKCIQVINPEKEGTGASFPCVSCIALDSSESWMVCGKGQSLSLWNLPARECVSVARTQASVQDALFDENHILAVGAEPLLTRINMNGDIISQIQCAPTSAFSVSLHPSGVR, encoded by the exons ATGGGATTGGGAGTAGAACACCAAATCCATATGGATTGCAGAAACTGGGAGGAAGATTTTTACAGAGACGCCATTTtgcaagagagagagactcTTTCTCGCACCGTTTTCCGGACCGCATACGCTCCAAACCCTAATCCCAATCCCAATTCTGACCATCTCGTCGCCGCCTCTAGCGATGGCTCAATCGCCGCGTACTCCATTTCCGCCTGCCTC GAGATGGGCTGCGGAAGCTCCAGGAATCAAAA TTGGTTAGCTGCGGAGCCAGAGTTTGTGATTCGAGGGCACGATGGACCAGCTTATGATGTTAAATTTTACGATGATTCTTTGTTGCTGAG TTGTGGTGATGATGGTCGAATTCGAGGCTGGAAATGGAAAGAAATTTTAGAAAGCGAGGAATCTGAGCAag GAGCCAAGATGAAGCCAGTACTTGACTTGGTGAATCCTCAACATAA AGGTCCTTGGGGTGCTCGTTCTCCTATTCCGGAAAATAATGCCATTGCAGTGAACTCTCAG AGTGGATCTATATATGCAGCTGCTGGTGATTCTTGTGCATATTGTTGGGATATG GAGAAGTCCCAGGTCAAGATGGTTTTTAAAGGGCATTTGAACTATCTACATTGCATTGTTTCGTGCGAGTCGAGTAGTCAG ATTATTACTGGTTCAGAAGATGGCACAGCACGCATATGGG ATTGCAAAAGTGGGAAGTGTATACAAGTAATCAATCCAGAAAAAGAAGGGACAGGGGCTTCTTTTCCATGTGTCAGCTGTATTGCTCTTGATTCTAGTGAGAGTTGGATG GTTTGTGGAAAGGGCCAGTCTTTATCACTTTGGAATCTTCCTGCCCGTGAATGCGTTTCTGTTGCTAGAACTCAGGCTTCTGTCCAAGATGCTCTATTTGATGAGAATCAT ATTCTAGCTGTTGGTGCAGAACCATTACTCACACGAATAAACATGAATGGGGACATTATTTCCCAGATCCAGTGTGCTCCAACATCCGCATTTTCCGTTTCTTTGCACCCTTCAGGGGTAAG GTAG